A part of Paenibacillus sp. IHBB 10380 genomic DNA contains:
- the upp gene encoding uracil phosphoribosyltransferase: MGKLVICDHPLIQHKLTFIRDVRTNTKDFRELVDEVATLMAYEITREIQLESVTVQTPVAETEGHVISGRMLGLIPILRAGLGMLDGMLKLIPAAKVGHVGLFRDPETLQPVEYYTKLPTDVTERQLIVIDPMLATGGSAIAAIDVLKKRGCTQIKMMNLIAAPEGVKAVQDAHPDVDIYVAALDERLDEHGYIIPGLGDAGDRLYGTK; this comes from the coding sequence ATGGGAAAATTGGTGATATGTGATCATCCTTTAATTCAACACAAGTTAACTTTTATACGAGATGTGCGTACGAACACGAAAGATTTTCGGGAACTTGTTGATGAAGTTGCGACATTGATGGCATATGAGATTACAAGAGAGATTCAATTGGAGTCCGTTACAGTTCAGACTCCTGTCGCAGAGACAGAGGGTCATGTTATTTCAGGTCGTATGCTTGGGTTGATTCCAATTCTACGCGCTGGACTCGGCATGCTGGATGGGATGTTGAAGCTTATTCCTGCTGCGAAGGTTGGACACGTAGGATTGTTCCGTGATCCAGAGACGTTGCAGCCCGTGGAATATTATACCAAGCTTCCAACAGACGTTACTGAGCGTCAACTGATCGTTATTGATCCTATGTTGGCAACAGGAGGATCAGCTATTGCAGCAATTGATGTTCTGAAGAAACGTGGATGCACTCAGATCAAGATGATGAATCTAATCGCAGCTCCAGAAGGAGTCAAAGCGGTACAGGATGCGCATCCAGACGTTGATATTTATGTTGCTGCACTTGACGAAAGATTAGACGAACATGGATATATTATTCCTGGACTAGGTGATGCAGGAGACCGTTTATACGGAACCAAGTAA
- the glyA gene encoding serine hydroxymethyltransferase: protein MDQLRKSDPAVLEAMGLELARQRSNIELIASENIVSEAVMEAMGSVLTNKYAEGYPGKRYYGGCEHVDIVEDIARDRAKELFGAEHVNVQPHSGAQANMAVYLAALKPGDTVLGMNLAHGGHLTHGSPANASGLLYNFVAYGVQEDSFLIDYDEVRKLAFKHRPKLLVAGASAYPRTIDFEALASIANDVGALFMVDMAHIAGLVAAGIHPSPVPHAHFVTTTTHKTLRGPRGGMIICKQPWAQAIDKAVFPGMQGGPLMHVIASKAVALKEALDPSFKVYAENVVKNAQVLAETLISEGLNIVSGGTDNHLMLIDTRGLNITGKVAEKVLDSIGITVNKNAIPFDPTSPFVTSGIRIGTPAATSRGMDEKAMVAIGEIIALTLKNTEDQAVLAQAAARVAELTDQYPLYTDLKY, encoded by the coding sequence ATGGACCAATTGCGTAAGAGTGACCCAGCTGTACTGGAGGCTATGGGATTAGAGTTAGCACGTCAACGTAGTAACATCGAGCTTATAGCTTCGGAGAACATTGTAAGTGAAGCGGTAATGGAAGCTATGGGTTCTGTACTGACCAATAAATATGCTGAAGGATATCCTGGCAAAAGATATTATGGTGGTTGTGAACACGTAGATATCGTTGAGGATATTGCTCGTGATCGTGCTAAAGAATTGTTTGGAGCAGAGCATGTTAACGTACAGCCGCACTCTGGTGCACAAGCGAATATGGCTGTTTATCTAGCAGCGCTTAAACCTGGAGATACCGTTCTAGGAATGAACTTGGCACATGGCGGACACTTAACTCACGGTAGTCCAGCTAACGCTTCAGGTCTTCTATATAACTTTGTAGCTTACGGTGTTCAAGAAGATTCCTTCCTAATTGATTATGATGAAGTGCGCAAGCTAGCGTTCAAACATCGTCCGAAGTTACTCGTGGCGGGTGCCAGTGCTTATCCTCGTACCATTGACTTTGAAGCACTCGCTTCTATCGCTAATGACGTGGGCGCGCTGTTCATGGTAGATATGGCTCATATTGCTGGACTCGTGGCTGCTGGAATTCACCCTAGTCCTGTACCTCATGCACACTTTGTAACAACCACTACACACAAAACGCTTCGTGGCCCACGTGGAGGTATGATTATTTGTAAACAACCATGGGCACAAGCAATCGATAAAGCGGTATTCCCAGGCATGCAGGGTGGACCTTTGATGCATGTTATTGCCTCCAAAGCAGTAGCCTTGAAGGAAGCGTTAGATCCTTCATTTAAGGTATATGCGGAGAATGTAGTTAAGAATGCACAGGTTCTAGCTGAAACATTGATTAGCGAAGGTTTGAACATCGTTTCTGGGGGTACAGATAACCACCTTATGCTAATTGATACACGTGGTTTAAATATTACGGGTAAAGTTGCAGAGAAAGTACTTGATTCTATCGGAATTACAGTGAACAAGAACGCAATTCCTTTTGATCCAACAAGTCCATTTGTTACAAGTGGTATCCGCATTGGTACACCGGCAGCAACGTCACGGGGTATGGATGAGAAGGCGATGGTTGCTATAGGTGAGATTATTGCTCTAACGCTGAAGAACACGGAAGACCAAGCTGTACTTGCGCAAGCAGCAGCAAGAGTGGCTGAGCTAACAGACCAATATCCATTATATACAGATTTGAAATATTAG
- a CDS encoding TIGR01440 family protein: MKNNQVISLREQVGLVLRELVEVAKLGPGKLLVVGTSTSEVVGERIGTSGALEVANELLAGIEEVRNEFGFLVTYQCCEHLNRALVMERTLLDELRLTEVAAVPYPKAGGSMASAAYRSMDDPCLAETVEAHAGIDIGETMIGMHLRPVAVPLRPSIRYIGEARVNTAYTRPKMIGGERAQYVLERSIQEENESHLCD; encoded by the coding sequence ATGAAGAACAATCAGGTGATCTCTCTAAGGGAGCAGGTGGGGCTTGTACTTCGTGAATTAGTGGAGGTTGCCAAGCTTGGTCCCGGTAAGCTGCTCGTAGTCGGTACGAGTACGAGTGAAGTGGTAGGCGAACGAATTGGAACATCTGGAGCTTTGGAAGTCGCGAATGAACTACTTGCTGGAATTGAGGAAGTTCGTAATGAATTTGGATTTCTTGTCACGTATCAGTGTTGTGAGCATTTAAATCGCGCATTAGTCATGGAGCGAACGCTATTGGATGAACTGCGTCTGACAGAGGTTGCCGCAGTGCCTTATCCTAAAGCAGGAGGTTCGATGGCTTCCGCGGCATACCGCTCCATGGATGACCCTTGTCTTGCAGAAACCGTAGAAGCTCATGCTGGAATCGATATTGGTGAGACGATGATCGGAATGCATCTACGTCCTGTTGCAGTTCCCCTTAGACCAAGCATTCGTTATATAGGAGAAGCACGAGTCAATACAGCCTATACAAGACCGAAGATGATTGGTGGAGAACGAGCCCAATATGTTCTTGAACGTTCGATTCAAGAGGAGAATGAATCTCATCTTTGCGATTAA
- the rpiB gene encoding ribose 5-phosphate isomerase B produces MKIALGTDHAGIGLKKDVIAVIQKLGHEVVDVGCNCSDSVDYPDYALPVCEQVVAGTADRGILICGTGIGMSIAANKVPGIRCALVHDVFSAKATREHNDTNVLAMGERVIGPGLAEEIVKEWLSTAFSGGERHVNRVNKVMAIEDKYRQV; encoded by the coding sequence ATGAAGATTGCTCTAGGAACTGATCATGCAGGTATTGGCTTGAAAAAAGACGTTATTGCTGTTATTCAGAAGCTCGGACATGAGGTTGTGGACGTGGGGTGTAATTGCTCTGATTCCGTTGACTATCCAGATTATGCTCTGCCTGTATGTGAACAGGTTGTTGCAGGTACAGCAGATCGAGGTATATTGATCTGTGGTACGGGTATTGGGATGAGTATCGCAGCCAATAAGGTGCCTGGCATTCGTTGCGCTCTGGTCCATGATGTATTCTCTGCTAAGGCTACGAGAGAGCATAATGATACGAATGTGCTGGCTATGGGAGAGCGTGTCATCGGACCGGGGCTTGCTGAGGAAATCGTCAAGGAATGGCTGAGTACAGCGTTTAGTGGGGGAGAACGCCACGTGAATCGTGTGAACAAGGTCATGGCTATTGAAGACAAGTATCGGCAAGTCTAA
- a CDS encoding low molecular weight protein arginine phosphatase — translation MLRILFVCTGNTCRSPMAEGILRKLAEERGIELEVESAGVSAAEGVPISRHAEAVLRDHDINDHITSLPLRHDNVTSTDLILTLTQSHKQHVIRNFPQAMGKVYTLKEYAEDDEVVLRELQELDSLYATWAMNKALGQELDHQDRERLIELQQRVPSFDISDPFGGSREDYEVTAAEIRTAIDRMLDKLQHEQSS, via the coding sequence ATGTTACGTATTTTGTTCGTGTGTACAGGCAATACATGTCGTAGTCCGATGGCCGAAGGAATTCTTCGCAAATTAGCTGAGGAACGGGGCATTGAACTAGAGGTTGAATCTGCTGGAGTGTCTGCGGCTGAAGGGGTACCTATATCCCGTCACGCGGAGGCGGTGCTACGAGATCATGATATTAACGATCATATCACCTCTCTCCCTTTAAGGCATGATAACGTAACATCGACGGATCTTATTCTTACGTTAACTCAGAGCCATAAACAGCATGTTATTCGCAATTTTCCTCAGGCGATGGGTAAGGTCTATACACTGAAGGAATATGCCGAAGATGATGAAGTGGTGTTGAGAGAATTACAAGAGCTAGATAGTTTATATGCTACTTGGGCCATGAATAAGGCATTGGGTCAAGAGTTAGATCACCAAGATCGCGAACGGTTGATTGAGTTACAGCAACGTGTTCCGAGCTTCGATATCTCTGATCCTTTTGGTGGGTCACGAGAAGATTATGAAGTGACGGCAGCAGAGATTCGGACGGCTATAGATCGTATGCTGGACAAGCTGCAACATGAGCAGAGTTCGTAA
- a CDS encoding manganese efflux pump MntP, translated as MWETSASLGQLITILIMALALGLDAFSLSVGIGMKGIGLLHILKISLWVGVFHIIMPLLGIVTGQYVGMLLGTITGYVAGGLLILLGGHMVVNAFYGGMTKIVDYRSWIGMGIFSVSVSIDSFSVGVSLGMFNSNVLITVLAFGFCGALMSVLGLLLGRKVGHNLGEYGEALGGAILLAFGLVFIF; from the coding sequence ATGTGGGAGACTTCTGCCAGTTTGGGGCAGCTAATTACGATTTTAATTATGGCACTGGCTTTAGGGCTTGATGCATTTTCACTCAGTGTGGGAATTGGTATGAAGGGGATTGGGTTGCTTCATATCCTTAAAATCAGTTTGTGGGTAGGGGTTTTTCACATTATCATGCCCTTGCTAGGTATTGTTACAGGGCAATATGTCGGCATGCTATTGGGAACGATCACAGGTTATGTCGCCGGTGGATTATTGATTCTACTTGGGGGCCATATGGTTGTGAATGCTTTTTATGGTGGAATGACGAAGATCGTAGATTATCGCTCTTGGATCGGTATGGGCATTTTTTCAGTGAGTGTTAGTATTGACTCATTCTCGGTCGGGGTTTCTTTAGGGATGTTTAATAGCAATGTATTGATCACGGTCTTGGCGTTCGGATTCTGTGGTGCATTAATGTCGGTATTGGGCCTTCTACTAGGACGGAAAGTGGGTCACAATCTAGGAGAGTATGGAGAAGCTCTCGGGGGTGCTATACTTCTTGCATTTGGACTAGTGTTTATCTTTTGA
- a CDS encoding L-threonylcarbamoyladenylate synthase produces the protein MIDQKRQLKQELSREAGDIQEAAKLLASGGIIAFPTETVYGLGADARSTSAVEAVFTAKGRPADNPLIVHIAERIQLAELVTEVHPIAAALMEAFWPGPLTLVLPLREGVLSSRVTAGLDTVGVRMPDHPVALELIAKAGCPVAAPSANRSGRPSPTLADHVMEDLEGRIDGILDGGPTGVGLESTVVQVQADGAVVVLRPGGITTEQLSRIEGVVIHSDLSDTESASEQNIAPSSEIGMSDTDHAFSLVPRSPGMKYTHYAPRGALSIVRGSSPQTVADWIATRLDDAVEHGETIGLMIFDEHKGMYHDRPDLHIVTMGPLSSLDTVARFLYAGLRQFDEAGVTFILAEACPEEGLGTAVMNRLLKAAGGRVISV, from the coding sequence ATGATTGATCAGAAGAGACAGCTTAAGCAAGAATTATCACGTGAAGCAGGAGATATTCAGGAAGCTGCTAAGTTATTAGCAAGTGGAGGGATTATAGCTTTCCCAACGGAAACGGTGTATGGACTTGGCGCAGATGCACGGAGTACATCCGCAGTGGAGGCTGTATTTACAGCCAAGGGAAGACCGGCTGATAATCCACTTATTGTACATATAGCGGAACGTATTCAACTAGCAGAACTCGTAACAGAGGTGCATCCTATAGCTGCTGCATTGATGGAAGCATTCTGGCCAGGTCCACTGACACTGGTGCTGCCTCTGCGGGAAGGAGTGTTGTCCTCACGGGTGACGGCAGGATTAGATACAGTTGGTGTACGTATGCCAGATCACCCTGTTGCACTCGAGCTCATTGCCAAGGCGGGTTGTCCCGTTGCGGCACCAAGTGCTAATCGATCTGGGCGACCGAGTCCTACGCTAGCTGATCATGTGATGGAGGATTTAGAGGGTCGAATTGATGGGATTTTGGATGGAGGTCCTACAGGTGTTGGGCTAGAGTCTACGGTTGTACAGGTGCAAGCAGATGGTGCAGTAGTCGTGTTAAGACCCGGTGGTATTACAACGGAACAATTGTCTCGCATAGAGGGTGTAGTTATCCATTCTGACTTATCCGATACGGAATCAGCGTCTGAACAGAATATAGCACCATCATCTGAGATTGGAATGTCTGATACAGATCATGCCTTCTCTTTAGTTCCCAGATCACCGGGTATGAAGTATACGCACTATGCACCGCGGGGTGCACTTAGTATTGTGAGAGGATCTTCACCACAGACTGTCGCAGATTGGATCGCAACTCGGCTAGATGATGCCGTGGAGCACGGAGAGACGATAGGACTCATGATCTTCGATGAACACAAAGGCATGTATCATGATCGTCCGGATCTTCACATCGTTACCATGGGGCCCTTGTCATCGCTAGACACCGTAGCTCGCTTCTTGTATGCAGGGTTGCGTCAGTTCGATGAAGCAGGCGTTACCTTTATTCTGGCAGAAGCTTGCCCGGAAGAAGGGCTTGGCACAGCGGTCATGAATCGTCTGCTGAAGGCAGCTGGAGGTAGAGTAATCTCTGTATAG
- the spoIIR gene encoding stage II sporulation protein R, which produces MRNSVIGSDTRRVLVKNTVIIFSILFLLVMSWEAQRTDASVVEGLIPQESIRLRILANSDRTGDQIVKKEIRDVIVEQMNGWVQKLEDPQSLEQARAVIKQHLPELNNLVGKELADRGIHYNYQVELGMVAFPTKLYGGTVYPAGEYEALRITLGEGKGQNWWCVLFPPLCFIDAGTGDAVAAATASTVEAKGEGGDVEETSDAPEVRFFLWDMILGLIEWIKGLFV; this is translated from the coding sequence ATGAGAAACAGTGTCATAGGATCTGATACGCGGCGTGTCTTAGTAAAGAATACAGTTATTATATTTAGTATATTATTTTTGCTAGTTATGTCTTGGGAAGCGCAACGTACAGACGCATCTGTGGTGGAGGGGCTTATACCTCAGGAGTCGATTCGATTGCGTATTCTAGCAAATTCAGATAGAACCGGAGATCAGATTGTCAAGAAAGAGATCCGTGATGTTATTGTGGAGCAAATGAACGGATGGGTTCAGAAGTTGGAAGATCCACAAAGCTTAGAACAAGCACGTGCAGTCATTAAACAGCACCTCCCAGAGCTGAATAACTTGGTAGGGAAAGAGCTGGCGGATCGGGGAATACACTATAATTATCAGGTTGAACTTGGAATGGTTGCTTTTCCTACTAAATTATATGGTGGCACTGTATATCCAGCCGGAGAGTATGAGGCATTAAGAATTACATTAGGTGAAGGAAAAGGACAGAATTGGTGGTGTGTGTTATTCCCGCCGTTATGTTTCATTGATGCTGGAACCGGAGATGCTGTAGCTGCGGCAACTGCGTCTACAGTAGAGGCTAAGGGTGAGGGTGGAGATGTAGAAGAAACCTCTGATGCACCTGAAGTACGCTTTTTCTTATGGGATATGATTCTAGGGTTAATAGAGTGGATTAAGGGATTGTTTGTCTAA
- a CDS encoding FtsW/RodA/SpoVE family cell cycle protein, translating into MLQKLKKIDFVVLVVLIALMAISILSLYSVTNGRESTGLDGHHIKMLKYYAISFVAFTAFVLIDYRLLIKYAWVIYLAGMALLGVVSFVGESKNGATGWLELPGFSLQPAELFKLCLIIFLTSALIRINKNQLSFWSNVVPVGMIAFIPFVIVLSQNDLGNSFSYVIILIGLLWIGNIKFSHALIGVVIMLGALIGGIQGYIHYHDDIKTALESIKKDHWIERLDPWLVPEKATAKASYHTDNAKLAIASGGMVGEGYMKGTSVQSERVPYTYSDSIFVQVAEEFGFVGASVLLLLYFVMIHRMILISLECKNRAGPYLIVGIVAMMLYQIFENIGAFIGIMPLTGITLPFISYGGTSLLINMVSIGIVMSVRVHSQEPDDSLVVQTSNYSASAGSN; encoded by the coding sequence ATGCTTCAAAAGCTAAAAAAAATAGATTTCGTCGTTTTGGTGGTTCTAATTGCTCTTATGGCGATTAGTATATTGTCTTTATATAGCGTGACTAATGGAAGAGAGAGCACCGGTTTAGATGGGCATCACATAAAAATGTTGAAGTACTACGCTATTTCCTTTGTAGCCTTCACTGCATTTGTTTTGATTGACTACCGACTATTGATCAAATATGCCTGGGTTATTTACTTAGCAGGCATGGCTTTACTTGGCGTTGTAAGTTTTGTGGGAGAATCGAAGAACGGAGCAACAGGTTGGTTGGAGCTGCCTGGATTTTCATTACAGCCAGCAGAGCTTTTTAAACTATGTTTAATTATCTTCCTGACCTCTGCCCTTATTCGTATCAATAAGAATCAACTATCCTTCTGGAGCAATGTTGTACCTGTGGGTATGATAGCCTTTATTCCGTTTGTTATCGTTCTCTCGCAGAATGACCTTGGGAACTCATTTAGCTATGTCATCATTTTGATTGGACTACTCTGGATTGGGAACATTAAATTCTCTCATGCATTGATTGGTGTAGTTATTATGCTCGGGGCCCTGATTGGTGGTATTCAAGGCTACATCCATTACCATGACGATATCAAAACAGCTTTGGAGTCTATTAAAAAGGATCACTGGATCGAACGGCTCGATCCTTGGCTTGTTCCTGAGAAAGCAACGGCTAAAGCTAGTTACCATACAGACAATGCCAAGCTTGCTATTGCTTCTGGGGGAATGGTTGGAGAAGGATATATGAAAGGGACTTCTGTTCAAAGTGAACGTGTACCTTATACGTATTCCGATTCGATCTTTGTGCAGGTCGCGGAGGAATTTGGCTTCGTAGGAGCTTCCGTGTTGCTGTTGTTATACTTCGTGATGATCCATCGTATGATTCTGATTTCATTGGAATGTAAGAATCGAGCAGGACCCTATCTCATTGTAGGTATAGTTGCTATGATGTTGTATCAAATCTTTGAGAACATCGGTGCTTTTATCGGAATTATGCCATTAACGGGGATTACTCTTCCCTTTATTAGTTACGGAGGAACTTCTCTACTTATAAATATGGTTAGTATAGGTATCGTTATGAGTGTTCGTGTTCACAGTCAGGAGCCGGATGATAGTTTGGTCGTTCAGACATCCAACTATTCTGCTTCCGCAGGTTCAAATTAG
- the prmC gene encoding peptide chain release factor N(5)-glutamine methyltransferase → MSRDRFNVSPNQSIREAFVEASSFLANCGVLEPQRNAQLLLEHVLELTGTAYYMALSEPFPAAKAAAWMDAVTRKASGEPAQYIIGEQEFYGLLFNVTSAVLIPRPETELLVEAIQQQAARIWPGSTAVPAEAPAPSAQLSAVAEQQLVAADIGTGSGAIAVTLAVQSPRWRIHASDISPAALRVAEQNAARHAAAVAFHQGDLLAPFAGMALDIVVSNPPYIPASDIAGLQREVRDFEPRMALDGGADGLLPYRIMMEQLIMLAAPPRLIGFELGMGQAGDVAQLLSEAGHWDEIVIVPDFAGIERHVLGVRV, encoded by the coding sequence GTGAGCAGAGATCGTTTCAACGTATCACCCAATCAGAGTATACGGGAAGCCTTTGTGGAGGCTTCCTCTTTTTTAGCGAATTGTGGCGTGTTGGAGCCGCAGCGTAATGCACAGCTATTGCTAGAGCATGTGCTGGAACTGACAGGCACCGCCTATTACATGGCGTTGTCGGAGCCTTTTCCCGCGGCTAAAGCTGCCGCGTGGATGGACGCGGTTACCCGCAAAGCATCGGGTGAACCGGCGCAGTACATCATCGGCGAGCAGGAATTCTACGGCCTGCTCTTTAACGTGACCTCGGCCGTGTTGATCCCACGGCCGGAGACCGAGCTGCTGGTCGAAGCGATCCAGCAGCAAGCTGCCCGGATCTGGCCGGGCAGCACCGCCGTGCCGGCGGAAGCTCCTGCGCCTAGCGCGCAGCTCTCCGCGGTGGCCGAGCAGCAGCTCGTGGCCGCCGACATTGGCACCGGCAGCGGCGCTATCGCTGTGACGCTGGCGGTGCAGTCGCCACGCTGGCGCATACACGCCAGCGACATCTCGCCGGCGGCGCTCCGCGTAGCCGAGCAGAATGCGGCGCGCCATGCGGCAGCCGTAGCCTTTCATCAGGGCGACCTGCTGGCGCCGTTCGCTGGGATGGCGTTGGACATTGTTGTGTCCAACCCACCGTATATACCGGCGTCGGATATCGCTGGTCTCCAGCGTGAAGTGCGAGACTTCGAGCCGCGCATGGCGCTGGATGGTGGTGCGGATGGGCTACTGCCTTACCGCATCATGATGGAGCAGTTAATAATGCTCGCCGCGCCTCCGCGCTTGATCGGCTTTGAACTCGGTATGGGACAAGCGGGCGATGTTGCTCAATTGTTAAGTGAAGCAGGGCATTGGGATGAGATTGTCATTGTACCTGACTTCGCTGGGATTGAACGTCATGTCCTTGGGGTAAGGGTTTAG
- the prfA gene encoding peptide chain release factor 1 yields MLDRLQSLADRYEKLSEMLCDPDVASDNTRLREYSKEQSDLQPAFEAFTEYRTVVEELHSAKAMQAEKLDDEMREMVKMEIDELTTRHHELESQIRQLLLPKDPNDDKNVIVEIRGAAGGDEAALFAADLYRMYTRYADAQGWRVEIMDVSSNDLGGFKEVIFSINGRGAYSKMKYESGAHRVQRIPTTESGGRIHTSTSTVAVLPEAEEFEIEIHDKDIRVDTFCSSGAGGQSVNTTKSAVRVTHIPTGIVATCQDGKSQNKNKDQALKVLRSRISDKMRQEEEAKYAGERKSKVGTGDRSERIRTYNFPQGRVTDHRIGLTMHRLEQVMNGDITDIIAALSIAEQAELMDSGE; encoded by the coding sequence ATGTTGGACCGATTGCAATCCTTGGCGGACCGTTACGAAAAACTGAGCGAAATGCTCTGTGATCCTGATGTTGCTAGCGATAATACGCGATTAAGGGAGTATTCTAAAGAACAATCAGATTTACAGCCTGCTTTTGAGGCTTTTACCGAATATAGAACAGTTGTTGAAGAACTACATTCAGCAAAAGCAATGCAAGCTGAGAAGCTAGATGACGAGATGCGTGAAATGGTTAAGATGGAAATTGATGAGTTAACGACTCGTCACCATGAATTAGAGAGCCAGATTCGTCAACTTCTACTTCCAAAAGATCCTAATGATGATAAGAACGTTATCGTGGAAATTCGCGGTGCGGCGGGTGGAGATGAAGCCGCTCTGTTTGCCGCTGATCTTTATCGGATGTATACCCGTTATGCTGACGCACAGGGATGGCGAGTAGAGATAATGGATGTGAGCAGTAATGATCTTGGTGGCTTTAAAGAAGTTATTTTCTCCATTAACGGTCGTGGTGCTTACAGCAAAATGAAATATGAAAGTGGTGCACACCGTGTGCAGCGCATTCCAACCACTGAATCGGGTGGACGGATTCACACGTCAACTTCAACTGTGGCTGTATTGCCAGAAGCAGAAGAATTTGAGATTGAAATTCATGATAAAGACATTCGTGTGGATACGTTCTGTTCAAGTGGTGCGGGTGGACAATCTGTTAATACAACTAAATCTGCTGTGCGAGTGACTCACATCCCTACGGGTATTGTGGCAACTTGCCAAGATGGTAAATCGCAGAATAAGAATAAAGATCAAGCCCTTAAAGTGCTTCGTTCTCGTATCTCAGATAAGATGCGTCAAGAAGAAGAAGCTAAGTACGCGGGTGAGCGTAAGAGCAAAGTGGGTACGGGTGATCGCAGTGAGCGTATTCGCACGTATAACTTTCCGCAAGGCCGTGTAACGGATCACCGTATTGGTCTGACTATGCACAGATTAGAACAAGTGATGAATGGTGATATTACTGATATTATTGCAGCTCTTAGTATTGCTGAGCAGGCAGAATTGATGGATAGTGGGGAATAA
- the ychF gene encoding redox-regulated ATPase YchF: MALKAGIVGLPNVGKSTLFNAITQAGAEAANYPFCTIDPNVGVVEVPDERLDKLTELVTPDKTVPTAFEFVDIAGLVRGASKGEGLGNKFLAHIREVDAIVHVVRCFEDENVTHVDGKVNPISDIQTINLELILADLESIEKRIDRSRKNIKNGDKKIAQEVEVLERVKEALYNDMPARSIELSDDDKVIVRDLHLLTLKPVLYAANVSEDGVADADSNPYVQQVKDFALAENAAVVPISAKVEAEIAELEGEDKAMFLEELGLEESGLNRLIKAAYTLLGLYTYFTAGVQEVRAWTIHKGTKAPQAAGVIHTDFERGFIRAEVVSYDDLVNAGSMNGAKERGQLRLEGKEYLVKDGDVMHFRFNV, encoded by the coding sequence ATGGCTTTAAAAGCGGGTATTGTGGGATTGCCGAATGTCGGTAAATCCACGTTGTTTAATGCAATTACACAGGCAGGTGCAGAAGCTGCGAACTATCCTTTCTGTACGATCGATCCGAACGTTGGCGTAGTCGAGGTCCCGGATGAACGTCTAGATAAGCTGACTGAACTTGTTACTCCTGATAAAACAGTGCCTACAGCATTTGAGTTTGTTGACATTGCAGGACTTGTTCGTGGTGCGAGTAAAGGGGAAGGTCTGGGTAATAAATTCCTTGCTCATATTCGTGAGGTTGATGCGATCGTGCATGTGGTGAGATGTTTTGAAGATGAGAATGTGACTCACGTTGATGGTAAAGTAAACCCAATCAGCGACATTCAGACAATTAACTTGGAATTGATTCTAGCGGATCTCGAAAGTATCGAGAAGCGTATTGATCGTTCACGTAAGAATATTAAGAATGGTGACAAGAAAATCGCCCAAGAAGTGGAAGTACTTGAACGTGTGAAGGAAGCACTTTATAACGATATGCCAGCACGTAGTATTGAGCTTAGCGATGATGATAAGGTGATCGTACGTGATCTTCATCTGCTGACACTTAAGCCGGTACTTTATGCAGCTAATGTTAGTGAAGATGGCGTAGCAGATGCAGATAGTAATCCTTATGTACAACAAGTAAAGGATTTCGCCCTTGCTGAGAATGCAGCCGTTGTACCGATTAGCGCGAAGGTAGAAGCTGAGATTGCAGAATTAGAAGGCGAAGACAAGGCAATGTTCTTAGAAGAGCTGGGACTTGAAGAGTCAGGCCTTAATCGTCTGATTAAAGCAGCCTACACGCTACTTGGTTTGTATACGTACTTTACAGCAGGTGTGCAAGAGGTTCGTGCGTGGACCATCCACAAAGGAACAAAAGCCCCTCAGGCGGCAGGCGTTATTCATACCGATTTCGAGCGTGGATTTATCCGGGCTGAGGTTGTTTCCTATGATGATCTAGTCAATGCAGGTTCCATGAATGGTGCCAAAGAACGTGGACAACTTCGCTTAGAAGGTAAGGAATATTTGGTTAAAGACGGCGATGTTATGCACTTCCGTTTCAACGTATAG